From candidate division TA06 bacterium, one genomic window encodes:
- the rplN gene encoding 50S ribosomal protein L14 — MIQQFSRLTVADNTGARKCMCIQVMGGHSRRYGSIGDIIKITVKDVLPGGSVKKGEVARAVVVRTSKEVRRRDGSYIRFDENAAVIIDDKNEPRGTRIFGPVGRELREKQFLKIVSLAPEVI, encoded by the coding sequence ATGATACAGCAATTCAGCAGACTGACCGTGGCCGATAATACCGGAGCCCGAAAATGCATGTGCATCCAGGTAATGGGAGGCCATTCCCGGCGTTACGGCAGCATCGGCGACATCATCAAGATCACCGTCAAGGACGTGCTCCCCGGCGGCAGCGTCAAGAAGGGCGAAGTGGCCCGGGCGGTGGTGGTCCGCACCAGCAAAGAGGTCCGGCGCCGGGACGGCTCCTACATCCGGTTCGACGAGAATGCCGCGGTAATCATCGACGACAAGAACGAACCCAGGGGAACCCGCATCTTCGGGCCGGTGGGCCGCGAGCTCCGGGAGAAACAGTTCCTTAAAATTGTATCTTTGGCCCCCGAGGTGATATAA
- the rpsH gene encoding 30S ribosomal protein S8, with amino-acid sequence MSMTDPIADMLTRIRNAGKAKMKRADVPASKMKMAITKILLRERLISNFKYIA; translated from the coding sequence ATGTCGATGACCGATCCCATTGCCGATATGCTGACCAGGATCCGCAATGCCGGGAAAGCCAAGATGAAGAGGGCGGATGTTCCGGCCTCCAAAATGAAGATGGCGATCACCAAGATCCTGTTAAGGGAGCGCCTGATCTCCAATTTCAAATACATCGCCG
- the rplB gene encoding 50S ribosomal protein L2: MGIKSYKPVTPGLRHRTGYTFEELTKPLAPKRLKKAMRKSGGRNNHGRVTADHRGGGHKRAYRLVDFRRDKYGIAATVAAIEYDPNRSARLALLKYADGEWRYIMAPLGLKPGDKVMSGPGSEIKNGNALPLSEIPMGTPVHNIEVTRGRGGQMVRTAGGSAQLLAKEAGYAQLRMPSGEVRMISLECLATIGQVGNLEHENISIGKAGRNRWLGVKPHSRGVVKNPHDHPMGGGEGKSSGGRHPCGPTGLLSKGKKTRNRKKFSSKFIVKRRK, translated from the coding sequence ATGGGGATCAAGTCTTATAAACCGGTGACTCCCGGATTAAGGCACCGCACCGGCTACACCTTTGAAGAGTTGACCAAGCCGCTGGCTCCCAAAAGGCTGAAGAAGGCCATGCGCAAAAGCGGGGGACGCAACAATCACGGGCGGGTAACCGCCGACCACCGCGGAGGCGGGCACAAACGGGCTTACCGCCTGGTTGATTTCCGGCGCGACAAATACGGGATCGCCGCCACGGTGGCCGCCATAGAGTATGATCCCAACCGCTCGGCCCGGCTGGCCCTGCTGAAATACGCCGATGGGGAGTGGCGTTACATCATGGCCCCGCTGGGACTGAAGCCGGGCGACAAGGTGATGTCGGGGCCCGGCTCCGAGATCAAGAACGGCAACGCCCTGCCGCTGTCCGAGATACCCATGGGCACTCCGGTTCACAATATCGAGGTTACCAGGGGCCGGGGCGGCCAGATGGTGCGCACCGCCGGAGGATCGGCCCAGCTTTTGGCCAAGGAGGCCGGCTACGCCCAGCTGCGGATGCCATCGGGAGAGGTCCGGATGATCAGCTTGGAGTGCCTGGCCACCATCGGCCAGGTGGGCAACCTGGAGCACGAGAACATCTCCATCGGCAAGGCCGGCCGCAACCGCTGGCTGGGGGTCAAGCCCCACAGCCGGGGCGTGGTCAAGAACCCCCACGATCATCCCATGGGCGGCGGCGAAGGCAAGTCCTCGGGCGGACGCCATCCCTGCGGCCCCACCGGCCTCCTGTCCAAGGGCAAAAAGACCCGCAACCGCAAGAAATTTTCCAGCAAGTTTATTGTCAAGAGGAGAAAGTAA
- the rpsC gene encoding 30S ribosomal protein S3, translating into MGQKTNPIGLRLGIIKTWDSRWFAKKDFPDLLDEDQKIRQYLRQKLANAGLAKIEIERTPKRATITVHTSRPGIVIGRKGADIEKLKAEVQLLTGQKEVHLNIAEVKVPEINSALVSDSIARQLEQRISYRRAMKKAVQGALRMGAQGIKISCGGRLGGAEIARTESYREGRVPLHTLRANIDYGTATSHTTFGCIGIKVWIFKGEQLPARQAVRQ; encoded by the coding sequence TTGGGTCAAAAGACAAATCCGATCGGGTTAAGGCTGGGAATCATCAAGACCTGGGACTCCCGCTGGTTCGCCAAAAAAGATTTTCCCGACCTGTTGGATGAAGATCAGAAGATCCGGCAGTACCTCCGGCAGAAGCTGGCCAACGCCGGCCTGGCCAAGATCGAGATCGAACGCACCCCCAAAAGGGCCACCATTACCGTCCACACTTCGCGCCCCGGGATAGTGATCGGCCGCAAGGGAGCCGACATCGAAAAGCTCAAGGCCGAGGTCCAACTCCTGACCGGCCAGAAGGAAGTTCACCTCAACATCGCCGAGGTCAAGGTTCCCGAGATCAATTCGGCGCTGGTGTCCGACTCCATCGCCCGCCAGCTGGAACAGCGCATCTCCTACCGCCGGGCCATGAAGAAGGCGGTGCAGGGAGCCTTAAGGATGGGAGCCCAGGGGATCAAGATCTCCTGCGGCGGCCGGCTGGGCGGGGCCGAGATCGCCCGGACCGAAAGCTACCGCGAGGGCCGGGTTCCGCTGCACACCTTGAGGGCCAACATCGACTACGGCACCGCCACCTCGCACACCACCTTCGGTTGCATCGGGATCAAGGTCTGGATCTTCAAGGGAGAACAGTTGCCGGCCCGCCAGGCCGTAAGGCAGTAG
- a CDS encoding 50S ribosomal protein L24 produces MKIKKNDTVVVIAGKAKGKRGKVLKLFPEKSRAIVEGVQFIKRHTKPRKQGQKAGILEKEAPVAVSNLMVVCAKCNKGVRVGARALTDGKRSRVCKSCGEMLDKV; encoded by the coding sequence ATGAAGATAAAGAAAAACGACACGGTAGTGGTGATAGCCGGAAAAGCCAAAGGCAAACGGGGCAAGGTGCTCAAACTGTTCCCCGAGAAAAGCCGGGCCATAGTGGAGGGAGTCCAGTTCATCAAGCGGCACACCAAGCCCCGCAAGCAGGGGCAGAAGGCCGGGATCCTGGAGAAGGAAGCCCCGGTGGCGGTCTCCAACCTGATGGTGGTCTGCGCCAAGTGCAACAAGGGCGTCCGGGTGGGAGCCCGGGCGCTGACCGACGGCAAGCGGTCCCGGGTCTGCAAGTCCTGCGGCGAGATGCTGGACAAAGTCTAA
- the rplP gene encoding 50S ribosomal protein L16 has translation MLMPKRVKHRKQHRGRMTGTASRGQFVEFGDQGLMAVEAAWITDRQIESARVALTRFTKKGGRVWIRIFPDHPSTKKPAETRMGKGKGAPDHWVAVIKPGRVMFEIGGIPPESAKRALGLASHKLPIKTKIVERDRTIKVI, from the coding sequence ATGTTGATGCCAAAAAGGGTAAAGCACCGCAAACAACACCGGGGAAGGATGACCGGGACGGCTAGCCGCGGGCAGTTCGTGGAATTCGGCGATCAGGGACTGATGGCAGTGGAGGCCGCCTGGATCACCGACCGGCAGATAGAATCCGCCCGGGTGGCCCTGACCCGCTTCACCAAAAAGGGCGGCCGGGTCTGGATCAGGATTTTCCCCGACCATCCGTCCACCAAGAAACCGGCCGAGACCAGGATGGGCAAGGGCAAGGGCGCTCCGGATCACTGGGTGGCGGTGATCAAGCCGGGCCGGGTAATGTTCGAGATCGGCGGCATCCCCCCGGAATCTGCCAAGAGGGCCTTAGGTCTGGCTTCGCACAAACTGCCCATTAAAACCAAGATCGTCGAGCGCGATCGCACCATAAAGGTAATATAG
- a CDS encoding type II toxin-antitoxin system VapC family toxin — protein sequence MKPALVDTDILSLFFRNNHNVVLNFKNYLVRHRKINLSIISYYEILSGLKHRDALKQLDSFLEFAKRNTVIPLTEESVTISSDIYAGLRKLGKPIDDIDILIAGIALSNGLILATNNEDHFKKIEGLSISNWSKK from the coding sequence ATGAAGCCGGCTCTGGTTGATACTGACATTTTGTCCTTGTTTTTCAGGAACAATCACAATGTTGTTTTAAATTTCAAGAACTATCTTGTCCGGCACAGAAAAATAAACCTGAGCATCATTTCCTATTACGAAATTCTCAGCGGTTTAAAGCACAGGGACGCATTGAAACAACTGGATTCATTCTTGGAGTTTGCAAAGCGCAATACCGTAATTCCTTTGACTGAGGAATCTGTCACAATTTCATCAGACATCTACGCCGGATTGAGGAAATTAGGAAAACCAATTGATGATATTGATATACTCATTGCAGGCATCGCACTCTCAAACGGCTTGATTCTCGCAACAAATAATGAGGATCATTTCAAAAAGATTGAAGGTCTGAGCATTTCGAATTGGAGCAAAAAATAA
- the rplE gene encoding 50S ribosomal protein L5, which translates to MARLKEKYRQEVKPALIKKFGYKSPMQAPALLKIVVNMGLGEGIQDPKIVEAAAKDLGTITGQKPSIRKSKKSIANFKLRAGLPIGAMVTLRGNTMYEFFDRMVNVAMPRIRDFKGMAAKSFDGRGNYTMGIKEQIIFPEINYDKISKIVGMDITFVTTAKSDEEAKELLSLMGMPFQK; encoded by the coding sequence ATGGCGCGTTTAAAAGAAAAATACCGGCAGGAAGTCAAGCCGGCCCTGATCAAAAAATTCGGCTATAAAAGCCCGATGCAGGCCCCGGCCCTTTTAAAGATCGTGGTCAACATGGGGCTGGGCGAGGGGATTCAGGATCCTAAAATTGTGGAGGCCGCGGCCAAGGACCTGGGGACCATCACCGGCCAAAAACCATCCATCCGCAAATCCAAAAAATCCATCGCCAACTTCAAACTGCGGGCCGGGCTGCCCATCGGCGCCATGGTCACCTTAAGGGGCAACACCATGTACGAGTTCTTCGACCGGATGGTCAACGTGGCCATGCCCCGGATCCGCGATTTCAAGGGGATGGCGGCCAAGTCCTTCGACGGCCGGGGGAATTACACCATGGGGATCAAGGAGCAGATCATCTTTCCCGAGATCAACTACGACAAGATCTCCAAGATCGTGGGTATGGATATCACCTTCGTGACCACCGCCAAGAGCGATGAAGAGGCTAAGGAACTGCTGAGCCTGATGGGGATGCCTTTCCAGAAATAA
- the rpsQ gene encoding 30S ribosomal protein S17, with protein sequence MTERNLRKERTGKVTSNKMAKTIVVAVERKFKDPFYGRVVKRTSKLMAHDEKGEAKAGDTVRIVETRPLSKCKRWRLDGVISKAK encoded by the coding sequence ATGACCGAGAGAAATTTACGCAAGGAACGGACCGGAAAAGTCACCAGCAACAAGATGGCCAAGACCATAGTGGTGGCGGTGGAGCGCAAGTTCAAGGACCCGTTTTACGGCCGGGTGGTGAAACGGACCAGCAAACTGATGGCCCACGATGAAAAGGGCGAGGCTAAAGCCGGCGACACCGTGCGGATAGTGGAGACCAGGCCGCTCTCCAAATGCAAGCGCTGGCGCCTGGACGGGGTCATCAGCAAAGCCAAGTAA
- the rpmC gene encoding 50S ribosomal protein L29, whose translation MAKVKEMRQMTRAEVEQKLKEEGQNLFHLTLRHSTQGLPKPTELKKSRRQVARIKTVLQEDKLGKAKLASGAKTA comes from the coding sequence ATGGCCAAGGTAAAAGAAATGCGCCAGATGACCCGGGCCGAGGTGGAACAGAAGCTCAAGGAAGAGGGCCAGAACCTTTTCCATCTGACCCTGCGCCATTCCACCCAGGGGCTGCCCAAGCCCACCGAGCTCAAAAAATCCCGCCGCCAGGTGGCCCGTATTAAGACCGTGCTCCAGGAAGACAAGCTGGGCAAGGCCAAGCTGGCTTCGGGCGCCAAGACCGCATAA
- the rplV gene encoding 50S ribosomal protein L22 — protein sequence MEALARQKFVRVTPRKMRIVADLVRGKNCNQALSILRFVPRAASPLILKAIQSAVASAVEQAGQAKFDPDTLKVSEIRVDEGATWKRMRPRARGRADRRLKRTSHLTVRVSDGQPKQDTEE from the coding sequence ATGGAAGCTTTAGCCAGACAAAAATTCGTCCGGGTTACTCCTCGCAAGATGCGGATCGTGGCCGACCTGGTGCGGGGAAAGAACTGCAACCAGGCTCTGTCCATCCTGCGCTTCGTGCCCCGGGCCGCCAGCCCCCTGATCTTAAAGGCTATCCAGTCGGCGGTGGCCTCGGCGGTGGAGCAGGCCGGCCAGGCCAAGTTTGATCCCGATACCCTCAAGGTCTCCGAGATCAGGGTGGATGAAGGCGCTACCTGGAAAAGAATGCGGCCCCGGGCCCGGGGAAGGGCCGACCGTCGTTTAAAGCGGACCAGCCATTTAACGGTGCGGGTTTCGGACGGTCAACCAAAACAAGATACGGAGGAATAA
- the rpsS gene encoding 30S ribosomal protein S19, translating into MSRSLKKGPFIDPKLFAKIEAMNAARDKKVVKTWARRSLIPPEFVGFTISVHNGNKFIPVYISENMVGHKLGEFSPTRTFRKHGAAGKEVDKRGGRKTETTTAAPGAPGAAPAAAPAKT; encoded by the coding sequence ATGTCCCGCTCCCTAAAAAAAGGACCCTTCATAGATCCCAAGCTATTCGCCAAGATCGAAGCCATGAACGCCGCCCGCGATAAGAAGGTGGTCAAGACCTGGGCCCGGCGCTCGCTGATCCCCCCGGAATTCGTGGGGTTCACCATTTCGGTCCATAACGGCAACAAGTTTATACCGGTCTACATCAGCGAGAACATGGTCGGCCATAAACTGGGAGAGTTCTCCCCCACCCGCACCTTCCGCAAGCACGGCGCGGCCGGCAAGGAAGTGGACAAGAGGGGCGGCAGGAAGACCGAAACCACCACCGCGGCTCCCGGCGCCCCCGGCGCAGCCCCGGCGGCAGCCCCGGCCAAAACCTAA
- a CDS encoding type Z 30S ribosomal protein S14, which produces MARKAMIQKSERPKFKVRHHSRCRRCGRARAFYRDFGICRICLREMTLRGEIPGMVKASW; this is translated from the coding sequence ATGGCCAGAAAGGCGATGATTCAAAAGTCCGAGCGGCCGAAGTTCAAGGTCCGGCATCACAGCCGGTGCCGCCGCTGCGGAAGGGCCCGGGCGTTCTACCGCGACTTCGGCATCTGCCGGATTTGCCTGCGGGAGATGACCTTAAGGGGCGAGATCCCCGGAATGGTCAAGGCCAGCTGGTAG